A genomic segment from Streptosporangium roseum DSM 43021 encodes:
- a CDS encoding ATP-binding protein has translation MKSIRDTGYKGTDYALAELIDNSFQWGDANTVLLVIVQRKVQGKQRAAKRVDEIWVIDDGGGMTDEALNLALSFGGSGKYDDRSGIGRFGMGLPQASVSQCKQTDVWTWQKSQPENASHTYLDLKEVEDSAKKAALTVPWPTTAGSPDYTEMPDWVRDVFKEHAIPDTSMGLPVYSGTAIRWTNLDKLRWVRADAMFAHTEYLLGRVYRHFLTSDTRRRSIKVAIMEGDTLVGPGVFQDVRPNDPLYLQPASETTLEYWEAAAEDDKAPLIHITDEPPFAEHYGSRDFVIQRPDGQGASTVHARLSLARPEARPGRNPGKDTHQGRHARDNSGISVMRADRELVLEKTLAQEATDRWWGVEVAFDPCLDEVFGVTNNKQDAPYLGQALRLAREHHLPKDEAIEEGLFDEEHPIAELYDMAYQLVALVNQMKQEGKSEKQAASRARGTQPDVTNVASSVKQNRSAVTPTPGETDFADTKPDPSKAVETIQQALEEQDVPAEIRKLIIANYQRGVTVQVIERPMKQAAAFFWPDEALNLEILCLNNAHPAYESLIRPLRVSSEELERMTEDEAKGMLVQSADAMTWLLLAWSRYENEHRKSPLSRNIQEIRDGWGRRLAEYVEDQAFKAALQFDGEDETQDGEGGA, from the coding sequence GTGAAGTCGATCCGAGACACCGGCTACAAAGGCACTGATTATGCCTTGGCTGAACTGATAGACAACTCCTTTCAATGGGGCGATGCCAACACAGTGCTGTTGGTGATCGTGCAACGCAAGGTACAAGGCAAGCAGCGCGCGGCGAAGCGAGTCGATGAGATCTGGGTCATCGACGATGGCGGAGGCATGACGGACGAGGCGCTCAATCTCGCCTTGTCTTTCGGTGGTTCCGGCAAGTACGACGACCGATCCGGCATCGGCCGTTTCGGTATGGGACTGCCACAGGCAAGCGTTTCGCAGTGTAAGCAAACGGACGTGTGGACCTGGCAGAAGTCGCAGCCAGAAAACGCATCGCACACATATCTCGACCTAAAAGAGGTTGAAGATTCGGCGAAGAAGGCAGCGCTGACGGTTCCCTGGCCGACCACCGCCGGGAGCCCGGATTATACCGAAATGCCTGACTGGGTTCGTGACGTCTTTAAAGAACATGCCATTCCTGATACGTCCATGGGGCTGCCGGTCTATAGCGGTACCGCGATCCGGTGGACGAATCTGGATAAGCTGCGTTGGGTACGTGCCGATGCAATGTTCGCGCACACTGAGTACCTTCTAGGTCGGGTCTACCGCCACTTCCTGACCTCAGATACGCGTCGGCGTAGTATCAAGGTCGCCATCATGGAAGGGGACACCTTGGTTGGGCCCGGCGTGTTCCAGGATGTTAGGCCCAACGACCCGCTGTACCTGCAGCCGGCGTCGGAGACCACGCTGGAGTACTGGGAAGCGGCTGCCGAAGATGATAAAGCCCCGCTAATTCACATCACCGACGAGCCGCCTTTCGCGGAGCACTACGGATCCCGCGATTTCGTGATTCAAAGGCCAGACGGGCAAGGCGCCTCGACGGTCCACGCTCGCCTTTCCCTGGCGAGGCCTGAAGCAAGGCCTGGGCGCAACCCCGGCAAGGATACTCACCAAGGACGCCACGCCCGCGACAACTCGGGTATTTCTGTCATGCGGGCTGACCGCGAGTTGGTTCTGGAGAAAACGTTGGCGCAGGAGGCCACGGACCGCTGGTGGGGTGTCGAGGTCGCGTTCGATCCGTGTCTCGACGAGGTTTTCGGCGTCACCAACAACAAGCAGGATGCCCCTTACCTCGGGCAAGCACTACGTCTGGCGCGCGAGCACCATCTGCCCAAGGACGAGGCGATCGAGGAGGGGCTGTTTGACGAGGAGCATCCCATCGCGGAGCTGTACGACATGGCGTATCAGCTCGTCGCTCTCGTTAACCAGATGAAGCAGGAAGGCAAGAGCGAGAAGCAGGCTGCCTCGCGCGCTCGAGGTACGCAACCAGATGTCACGAATGTGGCCTCCAGCGTCAAGCAGAACCGCTCCGCCGTCACTCCCACGCCTGGCGAGACTGACTTCGCTGACACTAAGCCGGATCCCAGCAAGGCGGTCGAAACGATCCAGCAGGCGTTGGAAGAGCAGGATGTGCCGGCAGAGATCCGCAAGCTGATCATTGCCAACTATCAACGCGGAGTTACGGTCCAGGTGATCGAGCGCCCCATGAAGCAAGCAGCAGCCTTCTTCTGGCCCGACGAGGCCCTCAACCTTGAGATCTTGTGTCTCAATAATGCTCACCCGGCCTACGAGAGCCTAATCAGGCCACTCCGCGTCTCGAGCGAGGAGCTCGAGAGGATGACTGAGGATGAAGCGAAGGGCATGCTCGTGCAGAGCGCAGATGCCATGACATGGCTTCTGCTGGCATGGTCCCGCTACGAGAATGAGCACCGGAAGAGCCCGCTCAGCCGGAACATCCAGGAGATTCGCGATGGCTGGGGCCGCCGTCTCGCGGAGTACGTTGAGGACCAGGCCTTCAAGGCAGCCCTGCAATTTGACGGAGAGGATGAGACCCAGGACGGGGAGGGCGGAGCGTGA
- a CDS encoding DUF4007 family protein: MSDSRLAEATEPRFARHETFAPRYGWLYKAHTEIVRDGEGGSDIFHRENAPVLLGVGRNMVNAIRFWSQAFKLTREHPHPDPSNRAYIASPTWRAEWLLGKNGADPYLEDTGSLWLLHWWLLSSEPGEQGAKCMVPSWYVMFNLAPFSKVTTAEMITLITRHVNESYAENAVPAAESIKRDVDCLIKMYALDLEPNPQSQGSFEDQLMSPFRELGLLEGQGKGKSQVWRFTTRSRVNLPAAVLLYACLDYASHVTGGNSISLARLANEPGAPGRAFRMREPELIKVIEPLVADQGDVWITDSLGQRSLSFAANPQELAWEILDRHYGHVSRQDGFPIADEWKQRYPGLKHAGKGRKREQLSEQPGALELIEEQV, translated from the coding sequence ATGTCCGACAGCCGGCTGGCAGAAGCGACAGAGCCGAGATTCGCGCGGCACGAGACCTTCGCTCCTCGCTATGGCTGGCTTTACAAAGCCCACACCGAGATTGTTCGGGACGGTGAGGGCGGCAGCGACATTTTTCACCGGGAGAACGCGCCTGTGCTGCTGGGCGTCGGCCGCAACATGGTGAACGCCATCCGGTTCTGGTCGCAAGCGTTCAAACTCACCCGAGAACACCCACACCCCGATCCCTCGAACCGAGCCTACATCGCCTCCCCGACCTGGAGAGCGGAGTGGCTGCTTGGAAAGAACGGGGCGGACCCCTATTTGGAAGACACGGGGAGCCTGTGGCTGCTGCATTGGTGGCTGTTGTCCAGTGAGCCCGGGGAACAAGGGGCAAAGTGCATGGTGCCCAGCTGGTACGTTATGTTCAACTTGGCCCCGTTCTCCAAAGTCACGACGGCGGAGATGATCACGTTGATCACCCGACACGTGAACGAGAGCTATGCTGAGAACGCTGTTCCAGCCGCCGAGTCGATCAAGCGGGACGTGGACTGCCTCATAAAGATGTACGCCCTCGACCTGGAGCCCAACCCGCAATCGCAGGGCAGCTTCGAAGACCAGCTAATGAGCCCGTTCCGGGAACTCGGCTTGCTGGAAGGTCAAGGGAAGGGCAAGAGCCAGGTCTGGCGATTCACCACCCGATCGCGGGTCAACCTCCCCGCAGCGGTACTGCTCTACGCATGCCTCGACTATGCATCCCATGTCACCGGAGGCAATTCCATCTCGCTTGCACGGCTCGCCAACGAGCCAGGCGCTCCCGGGCGTGCCTTCCGCATGAGAGAACCCGAGCTCATCAAGGTCATCGAACCGTTGGTTGCGGATCAAGGTGACGTGTGGATCACCGACTCGCTAGGCCAGCGGAGCCTGTCCTTTGCGGCTAATCCTCAGGAACTGGCCTGGGAGATCCTCGATCGTCACTATGGTCACGTTAGCCGCCAGGACGGATTTCCCATTGCAGACGAGTGGAAACAGCGCTACCCCGGTCTGAAGCACGCTGGCAAGGGCCGCAAACGTGAGCAGCTATCTGAGCAGCCCGGAGCCCTGGAATTGATCGAGGAGCAGGTGTGA
- a CDS encoding winged helix-turn-helix domain-containing protein, which translates to MRYPEGGGLTAAARARREQLRFEAADLFAQGVAAPEVARRFRVSRMSANRWYRAWQAGGIESLASKGPGGEKCRLDEARLKRLKAQLERGPAAHGYTEDQRWTLARVADLTAALFRIRYTPRGASYLLHRLGWTPQMPVHHAAERDEEVIEQWTIEQWPAIKGRRSTWAPGCAGKMRPDRT; encoded by the coding sequence ATGAGGTACCCCGAAGGTGGCGGGCTGACCGCCGCCGCACGCGCCAGACGAGAACAGCTGCGTTTCGAGGCCGCTGACCTGTTCGCCCAGGGAGTTGCGGCACCGGAGGTGGCCCGCCGGTTCAGGGTGAGCCGGATGTCGGCCAACCGCTGGTACCGGGCCTGGCAGGCCGGCGGCATCGAGTCCCTGGCCTCCAAAGGCCCCGGCGGGGAGAAGTGCCGCCTGGACGAGGCCCGGTTGAAGCGGTTGAAAGCCCAGCTGGAGCGCGGCCCGGCCGCGCATGGCTACACCGAGGACCAGCGCTGGACCCTGGCCCGGGTGGCGGACCTGACCGCTGCGCTGTTTCGCATCCGCTACACCCCGCGCGGAGCTTCCTATCTGCTGCATCGCCTCGGCTGGACCCCACAGATGCCCGTCCATCACGCCGCTGAGCGCGACGAGGAGGTGATCGAGCAGTGGACCATCGAACAGTGGCCGGCGATAAAAGGACGACGCTCGACCTGGGCGCCTGGCTGTGCTGGGAAGATGAGGCCGGACAGAACCTGA
- a CDS encoding cysteine desulfurase family protein produces the protein MERYVPIDPDRAEEVYLDYNATAPLRHEALEAMLDALRSVGNASSVHAAGRDAASRVELARQQLARLLGCAPGELIFTSGATEANNLALRAGYSSGGILATTAVEHPAILEAARAITADGPGTLVELPVDRDGAVELAPLEAACGQGKVAIVSAMLANNETGVLTDLEPIIKLAHEAGALVHTDATQYVGRLPVDLSELDVDLVSLSAHKFGGPQGVGALFVRRGASVPHRPLLIGGGQERGWRAGTLNVPGIAGLGAAAEAARIHLHNESTRVTALRGVLEEGLTSRLPDCHINGVRSPRLPGVTSVTLAGLPADALLAAMPEIAASDGSACASGAPTPSHVLLAMGLSRPDADSTLRFSLGYATIEHDVERAIEATVRAVGEVRTAMTATSEPSSSP, from the coding sequence ATGGAGCGATACGTGCCGATTGATCCTGATCGCGCGGAAGAGGTGTATCTCGACTACAACGCCACTGCACCTCTGCGTCATGAGGCGCTTGAAGCCATGCTGGACGCGCTGCGAAGCGTCGGTAACGCCTCCAGTGTCCATGCGGCCGGCCGTGATGCAGCCTCGCGCGTCGAGCTAGCGCGTCAACAGCTTGCCCGCTTGCTCGGCTGTGCGCCCGGCGAACTCATCTTCACCTCCGGAGCCACTGAGGCGAACAACCTGGCACTCCGTGCAGGTTACTCGAGCGGCGGGATCCTTGCGACCACTGCCGTTGAACATCCGGCGATCCTTGAGGCGGCGCGTGCCATCACCGCGGATGGTCCCGGCACGCTGGTTGAGCTGCCCGTGGACCGAGACGGCGCGGTCGAGCTGGCGCCTCTGGAAGCGGCGTGCGGTCAGGGCAAGGTGGCGATTGTCTCGGCGATGCTGGCCAACAACGAGACCGGAGTCCTGACCGACCTGGAGCCCATTATCAAACTGGCGCACGAGGCAGGGGCGCTGGTCCACACCGATGCCACACAGTATGTCGGTCGGCTCCCAGTAGATCTGAGCGAACTTGATGTCGACCTAGTGTCGTTGTCGGCTCACAAATTTGGGGGCCCGCAGGGCGTCGGTGCACTATTCGTTCGTCGCGGAGCGTCCGTGCCTCATCGTCCTCTTCTGATCGGAGGTGGTCAGGAGCGGGGCTGGCGCGCAGGAACGCTGAACGTGCCGGGTATCGCAGGACTGGGCGCTGCCGCCGAAGCAGCACGGATTCACCTGCACAATGAATCCACTCGTGTCACTGCTCTACGTGGCGTGCTCGAGGAGGGATTGACTTCTCGTCTGCCCGACTGCCATATCAACGGCGTTCGCTCTCCACGGCTGCCTGGCGTCACGAGCGTCACTCTCGCTGGGCTGCCAGCGGATGCACTTCTGGCCGCAATGCCGGAGATCGCTGCCTCGGATGGCAGCGCCTGCGCCTCGGGTGCCCCCACCCCAAGCCACGTGTTGCTGGCGATGGGGCTTAGTCGACCGGACGCTGATTCCACGCTGCGTTTCTCCTTGGGATACGCCACCATCGAGCACGACGTCGAACGGGCCATAGAAGCAACCGTCCGGGCTGTCGGAGAGGTTCGAACGGCCATGACGGCCACTTCAGAGCCGTCATCGTCGCCTTGA
- a CDS encoding phosphoadenosine phosphosulfate reductase → MLAAQREINFPTFLFANVGDDSEHPATLAYVREIATGYAREHGIDIHEIQRRRRDGSIETLWERLHRPQLRSIPIPIRMNNGAPGRRSCTSDFKIKVIAKWLKEHGATASRPATVGVGISLDEIHRANKRRSEPYEQIEYPLLDLALRRDDCIQIIAAAGLPVPSKSACFFCPFKTVDAWRHQRRHEPELFAKCEELEATLNEKRAMLGRDAAYLTRYGISLDRAIQLAPQEPGTLDAGCDSGWCMT, encoded by the coding sequence GTGCTCGCCGCGCAGCGCGAGATCAACTTTCCTACGTTCCTGTTCGCAAACGTAGGAGATGACAGCGAGCATCCGGCCACGCTCGCCTACGTGCGTGAGATCGCCACCGGGTACGCCCGAGAGCACGGCATCGACATACATGAGATACAGCGCCGCCGGCGGGATGGCAGCATCGAAACCCTCTGGGAACGTCTCCATCGGCCCCAATTGCGATCCATCCCAATACCCATTCGCATGAACAACGGTGCGCCCGGTCGACGATCTTGTACTTCAGACTTCAAGATCAAGGTAATAGCTAAATGGCTGAAAGAGCATGGCGCGACAGCGAGCCGTCCTGCAACTGTCGGTGTGGGGATCTCTTTGGACGAGATTCACCGAGCGAACAAGCGTCGAAGCGAACCGTACGAGCAAATCGAGTATCCTCTCCTCGATCTCGCTCTCCGTCGCGATGACTGTATACAGATCATCGCCGCCGCCGGGCTTCCTGTGCCTTCAAAGAGCGCATGCTTCTTTTGTCCCTTCAAAACGGTGGATGCGTGGCGGCACCAGCGACGTCACGAGCCAGAACTCTTCGCCAAGTGCGAGGAACTCGAGGCCACGCTAAACGAGAAGCGGGCAATGTTGGGACGGGATGCCGCCTACCTGACCCGTTACGGAATCTCGCTCGACCGCGCTATTCAGCTGGCGCCTCAGGAGCCTGGAACCCTCGACGCAGGTTGTGACTCGGGTTGGTGCATGACCTGA
- a CDS encoding phosphoadenosine phosphosulfate reductase family protein, with protein MTKTNGSGGETRHVLGISGGKDSSALAIYMRDEVPQMEYFFCDTGAELPETYEYLNRLEAALGKPIERLNSTRDFDHWLEVYQGTLPSPQMRWCTKNLKIKPLEAWVGDDDVISYVAIRADENRLGYVSTKPNITAVFPFREDGIDRAGVDRILDEAGIGLPAYYEWRTRSGCYFCFFQRKHEWVGLKDRHPELFDKAVAYEEKVNYQQTAMKGRKYTWSQGESLDELLARRQEIEAKHRDAMERAARRIKPNRPLLEILSDAHDEDDDQVGCAVCHL; from the coding sequence GTGACCAAGACCAACGGCTCTGGCGGAGAGACTCGCCATGTCCTGGGCATTTCCGGAGGGAAGGACTCCTCGGCCCTGGCCATCTACATGCGCGACGAGGTCCCGCAGATGGAGTATTTCTTCTGCGACACCGGTGCCGAGCTACCTGAGACTTACGAGTATCTAAATCGCCTCGAGGCTGCGCTCGGAAAGCCGATCGAACGCCTCAACTCCACTCGCGACTTCGATCACTGGCTCGAGGTCTACCAGGGAACCCTGCCGAGCCCTCAGATGCGCTGGTGCACTAAGAACCTCAAGATCAAGCCGCTGGAGGCTTGGGTTGGCGATGACGATGTCATCTCCTATGTGGCTATCCGAGCCGATGAGAACCGCCTCGGCTACGTCAGCACCAAGCCCAACATCACCGCAGTCTTCCCCTTCCGAGAAGATGGGATCGACCGGGCCGGTGTCGACCGCATCCTCGACGAAGCAGGCATTGGCCTGCCAGCCTACTACGAATGGCGCACCCGCTCGGGCTGCTACTTCTGCTTCTTCCAGCGAAAGCACGAATGGGTCGGGCTCAAGGATCGCCACCCCGAGCTGTTCGATAAGGCCGTCGCCTATGAGGAGAAGGTCAATTACCAGCAAACTGCCATGAAGGGGCGCAAGTACACCTGGTCTCAGGGCGAGTCACTCGATGAACTGCTTGCCCGACGACAAGAGATAGAGGCGAAGCACCGCGACGCGATGGAACGCGCTGCCCGACGCATCAAGCCGAACCGTCCCCTTCTCGAGATACTGTCTGACGCGCACGACGAGGACGATGATCAGGTTGGATGCGCCGTCTGCCATCTCTGA